From one Solanum stenotomum isolate F172 chromosome 12, ASM1918654v1, whole genome shotgun sequence genomic stretch:
- the LOC125847217 gene encoding uncharacterized protein LOC125847217: MCIDYRQPKKATIKNKYPLPRIDDWFDQLQGDKYFSKIDLRLGYHQVQVWEKDILKIAFRTRYGHFEFLVMSFGLNNAPVVFMDLNNRIFRPSLDMFVITFIDDILVYSRHIVSDTGIMVDTQNIEVVKTCPRPTTPSQHTFEELKDRFTSAPFLVLIEGYAVYCDTSRLQQQIMAKAHHSYYSIHPGLTKMYHDIKEIYWWHEMKRDIGEFVAHCPNCQRVKVEHQKPAGLVQEIPIPVRKWEAINMDFITGLP, from the exons ATGTGCATCGATTATCGACAGCCGAAAAAGGCAAcgataaagaataaatatcctcttccgagGATCGATGACTGGTTTGATCAGCTACAAGGTGATAAgtacttctcaaagattgacTTGAGATTAGGGTACCATCAGGTACAAGTTTGGGAGAAAGATATTCTGAAGATAGCTTTTAGAACCAGATATGgacattttgagtttttggtgatgtcttttggattGAACAATGCCCCAGTAGTGTTTATGGACTTGAATAATAGAATATTCAGGCCTTCTCTGGACATGTTTGTGATtacatttattgatgatattttggtgtattcac gccatattgtatcagatacGGGCATTATGGTTGATACACAGAATATTGAGGTCGTGAAGACTTGTCCTAGACCCACAACTCCATCACAG CATACTTTCGAGGAGCTGAAGGACAGGTTTACATCAGCACCATTCCTAGTCTTGATAGAGGGTTATGCAGTGTACTGCGATACTTCAA GGCTTCAACAGCAAATTATGGCAAAGGCACATCATTCCtattattctattcacccaGGTTTGacaaagatgtaccatgatattaaagagatctattggtggcacgAGATGAAGAGGGACATTGGTGAGTTTGTGGCACACTGTCCTAACTGCCAACgggtgaaggttgagcaccagAAGCCTGCTGGGCTGGTCCAAGAGATACCCATTCCTGTAAGGAAGTGGGaggcaattaatatggattttattactggTTTACCTTGA